Proteins from a single region of Acidovorax sp. NCPPB 3576:
- a CDS encoding Ppx/GppA phosphatase family protein, with product MHDGTLLAAVDLGSNSFRLEIGRFEHGHIQRVEYLKETVRQGNGLDEDRNLTPEAMQRGWDCLARFAERLTAFEAHHVRAVATQTLREARNREVFLQRGSEILGHRIEVVSGPEEARLIYQGVARLLPQSDERRLVVDIGGRSTELILGQQFSARAVASYRVGSVAWSTRYFPEGIFTPQAFRTAEIAAQAVLDEALNIYRPDTWDVAYGSSGTVGAVGDVLAAAGQPSGLITRQGLDWLQEQLLRIRSTDRLRMEGLKEERRSVIGGGLSVLRAIFELLQIDQMQVAQGALRQGALYDLLDRELPETDLRSSTVRGLMHRFAVDIEHAERVAKTACWLFTQACRKPCERAERKLAWAAQLHEVGCRISHSEYHHHGAYILDHTDAAGFAVWELHRLGLLVKGHRGKVRKLEADLDDPDLALQLVCLRIAVALCHARRTPDIQGLSLFQQGNRFALSTRPGWSAAYPQSAHLLREESTAWVKTPWEFAAELQ from the coding sequence ATGCACGACGGAACACTGCTTGCCGCTGTGGATCTGGGATCCAACAGCTTTCGCCTGGAAATCGGGCGTTTTGAACACGGCCATATCCAGCGTGTGGAATACCTCAAGGAAACGGTTCGCCAAGGCAATGGCCTGGACGAAGACCGCAACCTGACGCCTGAGGCCATGCAGCGCGGATGGGACTGCCTTGCCCGCTTTGCCGAACGCCTGACTGCCTTCGAAGCCCATCACGTCCGTGCTGTCGCAACACAAACCCTTCGAGAAGCGCGCAACCGCGAAGTCTTTTTGCAGCGCGGCAGCGAGATCCTGGGTCACCGCATCGAGGTTGTCTCGGGCCCCGAAGAGGCCAGGCTGATCTACCAAGGTGTTGCGCGGCTGCTTCCACAGTCCGACGAGCGCAGGCTGGTCGTGGACATCGGTGGAAGGTCCACCGAACTGATCCTGGGGCAGCAATTTTCGGCACGTGCCGTCGCGTCCTATCGGGTAGGCAGTGTGGCTTGGTCCACGCGGTACTTTCCGGAAGGCATCTTCACGCCCCAGGCATTCCGAACGGCTGAGATCGCGGCCCAGGCCGTCCTGGATGAAGCGCTCAACATCTATCGACCGGATACCTGGGACGTGGCTTACGGGTCGTCCGGCACCGTCGGGGCGGTGGGTGATGTGCTGGCCGCCGCAGGCCAGCCCAGTGGACTCATCACGCGCCAGGGATTGGACTGGCTGCAGGAGCAGCTGCTGCGCATCCGGTCGACAGATCGGCTGCGCATGGAGGGACTCAAGGAAGAACGCCGCAGCGTCATCGGCGGCGGACTCAGCGTGCTGCGGGCCATTTTCGAGTTGCTGCAGATCGATCAGATGCAGGTGGCGCAAGGGGCATTGCGCCAAGGGGCGCTGTACGACCTGCTCGACCGTGAACTGCCGGAAACGGACTTGCGGTCTTCCACGGTGCGGGGACTGATGCACCGGTTCGCGGTGGATATCGAGCACGCGGAGCGAGTCGCAAAGACGGCCTGTTGGTTGTTTACTCAGGCTTGCCGCAAACCCTGCGAACGCGCCGAGCGGAAACTGGCGTGGGCCGCGCAATTGCACGAAGTGGGCTGCCGCATTTCGCACAGCGAGTACCACCACCACGGCGCGTATATCCTGGACCATACCGACGCTGCCGGCTTTGCGGTGTGGGAACTGCACCGGCTGGGCCTTCTGGTGAAAGGCCACCGGGGGAAGGTCCGCAAGCTCGAAGCCGACCTTGACGATCCTGACCTGGCACTGCAGCTGGTCTGCTTGCGGATCGCCGTGGCGCTGTGCCATGCCCGCCGCACGCCTGATATTCAAGGGTTGTCGCTTTTCCAGCAGGGCAATCGATTCGCTTTGTCCACACGCCCCGGCTGGTCGGCAGCGTATCCACAGTCCGCCCATCTTCTCCGAGAAGAAAGCACGGCATGGGTCAAAACGCCTTGGGAGTTCGCAGCGGAGCTGCAGTGA
- a CDS encoding SixA phosphatase family protein, with protein MMDLILWRHAEAEELREGEDDLDRPLTARGEKQAARMAAWLDRQLPDGLRVLSSPARRTEATAKALGRKYKLRAELLPGGTPQELLELAQWPKSRGAVLLVGHQPVLGQAVASLLGLQAPECAIRKGSVWWLRQRQRPETTETILLAVQSPDFL; from the coding sequence ATGATGGACCTGATCCTCTGGCGCCATGCGGAGGCAGAAGAACTCCGTGAGGGAGAAGACGATCTGGATCGTCCTTTGACCGCCCGCGGAGAGAAACAAGCTGCGCGCATGGCGGCTTGGCTGGATCGGCAGCTACCCGATGGGTTGCGCGTTCTATCCAGTCCCGCACGACGCACCGAGGCAACCGCGAAGGCCCTCGGGCGCAAGTACAAACTGCGCGCCGAACTGCTGCCTGGGGGCACCCCACAGGAGCTGCTTGAGTTGGCGCAATGGCCAAAATCTCGCGGTGCCGTGCTGTTGGTGGGACATCAGCCAGTATTGGGCCAAGCCGTGGCAAGCCTTCTGGGCTTGCAGGCTCCGGAATGCGCCATCCGCAAGGGGTCGGTGTGGTGGCTGCGTCAGCGGCAACGGCCGGAAACGACGGAAACCATCCTGCTGGCGGTGCAGTCCCCGGATTTTCTCTGA
- the ppk1 gene encoding polyphosphate kinase 1, with protein sequence MTLSKSSVTVPSKCHENVMVTANTEVEPIPTKAAMPSPSEPLPAEPPLHSAIFTGEIEEASAPPLPEKALNSDPDFLNRDHSILAFNERVFDWAARIDVPLLERLRYLCIVSSNLDEFFEVRAAAHLTAAQNGDTKGPYTIASFEELAAKAHDLVARQYALYNESLTPAFAAHDIHILSHGDRTGAQRRWVNDYFDREVRPLLIPVGLDPSHPFPQVANKSLNFIVRLKGNDAFGRENEIAIVKVPRVLPRLIRMPAKVAVTGAQFVSLSSIVRAHLAELFTGREVTEFSQFRVTRHSDLAVDEDDVRNLRTALRQGLEHRHYGQAVRLEVSSSCSRFLSDFLQLQFALPDAALYRVHGPVNLVRLSQLVDLVNDPALLFAPWRSVWPRQIQSGSSLIEQIGRRDVLAHQPFESFDAVLALLREAVNDPQVLAIKQTIYRTGADSELMELLREAVRRGKEVMAVVELKARFDEEANINWAEALESIGAQVVYGVVGLKTHAKMLLVTRREGRNLRRYGHLSTGNYNPRTARLYTDLSYFTADAEVTADMDAVFNHLASQNKLPKLRKLVLAPFHLQQHMLDMIERVGEAAAKGEDARIVAKMNALTDDVLMRALIKAGQRGARIDLIVRGACMLPAQRKGITDNIRVRSVIGRFLEHTRVFYFRAGKAEDLYLSSADWMNRNMLRRVELAWPITDKELRQRIIDECLVAYLQDDRDAWTLQPDGTYERAPHPVSGKGAQKALMDRYGASVGQIDHSRGSSKA encoded by the coding sequence ATGACCCTCAGCAAATCTTCCGTGACAGTTCCATCGAAGTGTCATGAAAATGTCATGGTGACTGCTAATACTGAGGTGGAGCCCATCCCTACCAAAGCAGCCATGCCGTCGCCTTCAGAGCCCCTCCCTGCAGAACCGCCCCTTCACTCTGCTATTTTTACTGGGGAAATCGAAGAAGCCAGTGCGCCCCCTTTGCCAGAGAAAGCGTTGAACTCCGATCCTGATTTTCTTAATCGCGACCACAGCATCCTTGCTTTCAACGAGCGAGTGTTCGACTGGGCCGCTCGGATCGATGTGCCATTGCTGGAGCGCCTGAGATACCTTTGCATCGTCTCATCCAACCTCGATGAGTTTTTCGAGGTGCGCGCGGCGGCCCACCTGACAGCAGCGCAGAATGGCGACACCAAAGGTCCGTACACCATCGCTTCGTTTGAAGAATTGGCTGCCAAAGCCCATGATCTTGTTGCTCGGCAGTACGCGCTTTACAACGAGTCCCTGACTCCAGCCTTTGCTGCTCATGACATCCATATCTTGTCCCACGGCGACCGTACCGGCGCACAAAGACGGTGGGTGAACGACTACTTTGACCGGGAAGTCCGGCCCCTGCTGATTCCAGTCGGCCTCGACCCGTCGCACCCGTTTCCGCAGGTAGCAAACAAATCTTTGAACTTCATCGTGCGGCTGAAAGGCAACGACGCTTTCGGTCGCGAGAACGAAATTGCCATCGTCAAAGTGCCGCGCGTGTTGCCTCGCCTGATTCGCATGCCCGCCAAAGTCGCCGTGACGGGGGCGCAATTTGTCAGTCTGTCCAGCATTGTGCGGGCACACCTGGCAGAGCTGTTCACTGGTCGCGAAGTGACGGAGTTTTCTCAGTTTCGTGTCACGCGCCACTCTGATTTGGCCGTGGATGAAGATGATGTGCGCAATTTGCGTACGGCACTGCGCCAGGGATTGGAGCACCGCCACTATGGTCAGGCAGTCCGGTTGGAGGTTTCATCGAGTTGCTCCCGGTTCTTGTCTGATTTCCTGCAATTGCAGTTTGCCCTTCCCGACGCGGCGCTGTACCGCGTACACGGCCCTGTAAACCTGGTCAGGCTGTCGCAACTCGTGGATCTGGTAAACGACCCGGCGCTGTTGTTTGCCCCATGGCGTTCCGTCTGGCCGCGTCAGATCCAGTCGGGAAGCTCTCTCATCGAACAGATCGGGCGGCGTGATGTATTGGCGCACCAGCCCTTCGAGAGTTTTGATGCCGTACTGGCTTTGCTGCGCGAGGCAGTGAATGACCCGCAGGTGCTTGCCATCAAGCAGACCATTTACCGCACGGGAGCAGACTCGGAACTCATGGAGTTGCTGCGCGAGGCGGTCCGGCGCGGCAAGGAAGTCATGGCGGTAGTGGAGCTGAAAGCGCGCTTCGACGAAGAGGCCAACATCAATTGGGCTGAAGCCCTGGAGTCCATCGGCGCACAGGTGGTGTACGGCGTGGTGGGCCTTAAAACGCACGCCAAGATGCTTCTGGTCACGCGCCGGGAAGGTCGAAACCTGCGCCGTTACGGGCACCTTTCCACGGGCAACTACAACCCGCGCACCGCACGTCTTTATACCGATCTGAGCTATTTCACGGCTGACGCTGAAGTTACTGCCGACATGGATGCGGTGTTCAACCATCTGGCGAGCCAAAACAAGCTGCCCAAATTGCGCAAGCTGGTGCTTGCTCCCTTTCATCTGCAGCAGCACATGCTGGACATGATCGAGCGGGTAGGGGAGGCGGCGGCGAAGGGGGAAGACGCGCGCATCGTGGCCAAGATGAATGCATTGACGGATGACGTACTGATGCGCGCACTCATCAAGGCAGGGCAGCGCGGCGCTCGCATCGATCTCATCGTGCGTGGGGCATGCATGCTGCCCGCTCAGCGCAAGGGCATCACTGACAACATTCGGGTGCGGTCGGTCATCGGCCGCTTTCTGGAGCACACCCGGGTGTTCTATTTCCGAGCCGGCAAAGCGGAAGATTTGTACCTCTCCAGTGCAGACTGGATGAACCGCAACATGCTGCGTCGCGTGGAGTTGGCCTGGCCGATCACGGACAAGGAGTTGCGGCAGCGCATCATCGACGAATGCTTGGTGGCTTACCTTCAAGACGATCGGGATGCCTGGACGCTGCAGCCGGACGGCACGTATGAGCGTGCGCCACACCCGGTGTCCGGCAAAGGTGCGCAAAAGGCCCTGATGGACCGTTACGGTGCGTCAGTTGGGCAAATCGACCACAGTCGCGGCAGTTCCAAGGCATGA
- a CDS encoding GNAT family N-acetyltransferase translates to MNELPTPTMPLCPDSLPRGSLHRPGHSSDVASRLSTEGGVEVAWARHSDEVREAQRLRFEVFASEMGARLNTSVAGHDVDLFDEYCEHLLVRDAVTQQVIGTYRVLTPAQARRVGGTYSDTEFDLTRLRSLRSRMVELGRSCVHPEYRHGGVILALWGALADFMVRNQLDTMIGCASIPMLHNGVVSGDAAASIWRQVQKSHLAPIDFHVRPRLPLPVEQLDGSLEIDPPALIKGYLRLGARVLGAPAWDPDFNTADLPMLMRIADLPSRYRKHFLGV, encoded by the coding sequence GTGAACGAACTACCCACCCCGACGATGCCTTTGTGTCCGGATTCTTTGCCCAGGGGGTCACTTCATCGCCCTGGCCATTCGAGCGATGTGGCAAGCCGTTTGTCCACCGAGGGCGGCGTGGAAGTGGCCTGGGCGCGGCACAGCGATGAAGTCCGGGAAGCGCAGCGGTTGAGGTTCGAGGTGTTTGCGTCGGAGATGGGGGCACGCCTGAATACTTCGGTGGCAGGGCATGACGTTGACCTTTTCGACGAGTATTGCGAGCATTTGCTGGTCAGGGATGCCGTCACGCAGCAGGTCATTGGTACCTACCGCGTGCTCACACCCGCTCAAGCGCGCCGGGTGGGCGGCACCTACAGCGACACTGAGTTCGATTTGACGCGGTTGCGCTCGCTCCGTTCGCGCATGGTCGAATTGGGGCGCAGCTGCGTCCATCCAGAATATCGGCATGGTGGCGTCATTCTGGCGCTCTGGGGCGCTTTGGCTGACTTCATGGTTCGCAATCAATTGGACACCATGATCGGCTGTGCCAGCATCCCCATGTTGCACAACGGAGTGGTAAGCGGCGATGCTGCCGCCAGCATCTGGCGGCAAGTACAGAAGTCGCATCTGGCGCCCATTGATTTCCATGTACGTCCGCGTCTGCCCTTGCCGGTAGAGCAGTTGGATGGATCACTCGAAATCGATCCACCAGCTCTCATAAAAGGTTATTTGCGCCTGGGCGCGCGCGTTCTGGGGGCTCCGGCTTGGGATCCTGATTTCAACACCGCCGACTTGCCCATGCTCATGCGCATTGCTGATTTGCCATCGCGATACCGCAAGCATTTCCTCGGAGTATGA
- a CDS encoding sensor domain-containing protein: MCPTLDAPVLSQSGPTLQRILREQQTLLDSAGVGIVFIRQRQIVRCNRRYADMFGYETIEEVIGLSSQALYPTLDAFRELGRRAYPVLARGDTYRTECQMRRCNGRLFWSSLAGRLINPSDTAEGSIWTIDDIDEQRHAQIQLHAVVQEKQALFDHAMVGIAFISNQRMTRCNQHFEQMLGYGPGELANAATRQWHFSDEDWEDAKLRCYEPLADGKIFVGEMTLRGKDGRSVACEVRVKAIDPARPANGSVCIAMDVSEQRQAQAELARMHADLEQQVHLRTKQLSETVDNLQREINDRKHDQERIYWLAHYDPLTGLPNRTLLAERSHHAIRAAAEGGTPLAVIFLDLDHFKHVNDSLGHRVGDALLVEIAKRLRAAVRDKDTVSRLGGDEFILLLPGANAHGAARVAGKLQEASRQHYQIGHHELTMAPSMGIALFPQDGADFDTLSQSADVAMYRAKLDGRNTYRFFTPEMQAQSVRALLLENALRRALERNQLHLHYQPQITIATGEIRSVEALLRWEHPELGNISPAEFIPIAEDSGQILQIGEWVMQTALDQLQEWHTMGMDWLAMAVNLSALQFRQPQLPELVSRLLDSTSLRANRLELELTEGVAVDDPRSAIATMDQLHARGVRMSMDDFGTGYSSLSQLKRFQIYKLKIDQSFVRDLGNDSNDRAIVSAIIRMAQALGIRTTAEGVETSEQLSYLREQGCDEAQGYYFSKPLPADQITALLQRQHPSR, from the coding sequence ATGTGCCCCACGCTTGATGCGCCCGTGCTTTCTCAGTCCGGGCCGACTTTGCAACGCATCCTTCGCGAGCAGCAGACTTTGTTGGACAGCGCTGGCGTGGGCATTGTGTTCATCCGCCAACGGCAGATCGTTCGCTGCAACCGGCGTTATGCCGACATGTTTGGCTATGAAACGATTGAAGAAGTCATTGGACTGAGCAGCCAAGCTTTGTATCCCACGCTGGATGCATTCCGGGAGCTGGGGCGCCGTGCTTATCCCGTTCTCGCTCGAGGCGACACTTACCGCACGGAATGCCAGATGCGCCGCTGCAATGGCCGTTTGTTCTGGAGCAGCCTAGCCGGTCGGCTGATCAATCCATCAGACACTGCGGAAGGCTCCATCTGGACCATTGACGACATTGACGAGCAGCGACACGCGCAGATCCAGTTGCATGCCGTCGTGCAGGAAAAGCAAGCCCTTTTCGACCACGCCATGGTGGGAATCGCCTTCATTTCCAATCAGCGCATGACCCGCTGCAACCAGCACTTCGAACAGATGCTTGGCTATGGCCCGGGAGAGTTGGCCAATGCAGCGACGCGGCAGTGGCATTTCAGCGATGAGGACTGGGAAGACGCGAAGCTGCGCTGCTACGAACCTCTGGCCGACGGCAAAATCTTCGTCGGCGAAATGACCCTGCGCGGCAAGGATGGCCGGTCGGTGGCGTGTGAGGTGCGCGTCAAGGCCATCGATCCTGCCCGGCCAGCCAACGGATCGGTCTGCATTGCCATGGACGTTAGCGAACAACGGCAAGCTCAGGCGGAATTGGCACGAATGCATGCCGACCTCGAGCAGCAGGTGCACCTGCGCACCAAGCAACTCAGTGAGACGGTTGATAACCTGCAGCGCGAGATCAACGACCGCAAGCATGACCAGGAAAGAATCTATTGGCTCGCCCACTACGATCCTTTGACGGGCCTGCCCAACCGCACGTTGCTGGCGGAGCGAAGCCATCACGCGATCCGCGCTGCAGCCGAAGGGGGCACACCCCTTGCCGTCATCTTTCTCGATCTGGATCACTTCAAGCATGTGAACGATTCACTGGGCCACCGAGTCGGCGATGCATTGCTGGTGGAAATCGCCAAAAGGTTACGGGCTGCTGTGCGGGACAAGGACACCGTGTCACGTTTGGGAGGAGACGAATTCATCTTGCTGCTGCCCGGAGCAAATGCCCATGGGGCCGCGCGAGTCGCAGGCAAGCTGCAAGAGGCATCGCGTCAGCATTACCAGATCGGACACCACGAACTCACAATGGCTCCCTCGATGGGGATCGCGCTGTTCCCGCAGGACGGTGCGGATTTCGATACCCTCAGCCAATCCGCCGATGTGGCCATGTACCGGGCGAAGCTGGACGGGCGCAACACCTATCGGTTCTTCACTCCGGAAATGCAGGCCCAGTCGGTGCGAGCACTCCTGCTGGAGAACGCCCTGCGCCGTGCACTGGAGCGCAACCAGCTGCACCTTCACTACCAGCCACAGATCACCATTGCAACGGGCGAGATTCGGAGCGTGGAGGCCCTGCTGCGCTGGGAGCATCCCGAACTGGGAAACATATCGCCCGCTGAGTTCATCCCCATTGCGGAAGACAGCGGCCAGATTCTGCAGATCGGCGAGTGGGTCATGCAAACCGCCCTTGACCAATTGCAGGAGTGGCACACCATGGGCATGGACTGGCTGGCCATGGCGGTCAACCTCTCAGCTTTGCAATTCAGACAGCCGCAACTTCCCGAACTCGTTAGCCGGCTGCTGGACAGCACTTCGCTGCGCGCCAATCGACTGGAACTCGAACTGACCGAAGGCGTGGCGGTAGATGACCCCCGCTCGGCCATTGCCACCATGGATCAACTCCATGCCAGGGGCGTGCGAATGTCCATGGACGATTTCGGTACAGGCTATTCTTCGCTGAGCCAGCTCAAGCGCTTTCAGATCTACAAACTCAAGATCGACCAATCGTTCGTGCGCGACTTGGGCAACGACAGCAACGACCGCGCCATCGTCAGTGCCATCATTCGCATGGCCCAGGCGCTGGGCATTCGGACCACCGCGGAGGGCGTGGAAACGAGCGAGCAGCTGTCATACCTTCGTGAGCAAGGGTGCGACGAAGCCCAAGGCTATTACTTCAGCAAGCCTTTGCCTGCGGACCAGATCACTGCCCTGCTGCAGCGGCAGCACCCATCACGGTAG
- the glmM gene encoding phosphoglucosamine mutase yields MTRRYFGTDGIRGTVGQAPITPDFVLRLAHAVGRVLRRKEERPTVLIGKDTRISGYMLESALESGFNSAGVDVVLLGPLPTPGVAYLTRAQRASLGVVISASHNAYPDNGIKFFSAQGTKLSDDWEIAVEAALDDAPVWADSASLGKARRLEDAAGRYIEFCKSTFPQDLTLKGVKIVVDAAHGAAYHIAPKVFHELGAEVLAIGCSPDGLNINHQVGATHPEALVRAVRANHAHFGVALDGDADRLQMVDAAGRLYNGDELLYLMASDRLGRGEQVPGVVGTLMTNMAVELALKAQGVQFVRAKVGDRYVLEELARHRWLLGGEGSGHLLALDRHTTGDGLISALQVLQACVRNACGLPDMLANVHLFPQVLLNVRLAPGQDWKSNTALANTLRSVEEALGETGRVLIRASGTEPLLRVMVEASNADHANQFAQQLADAARAG; encoded by the coding sequence ATGACACGTCGATATTTTGGTACGGATGGTATTCGCGGCACGGTGGGGCAGGCGCCCATCACTCCCGACTTTGTGTTGCGGCTGGCGCATGCAGTCGGACGGGTTTTGCGCCGCAAAGAGGAGCGCCCCACGGTTCTGATCGGCAAGGACACGCGAATATCCGGCTACATGCTGGAAAGCGCCCTGGAGTCGGGCTTCAATTCCGCAGGGGTTGATGTGGTGCTGTTAGGCCCTTTGCCGACGCCCGGCGTGGCGTATCTGACCCGTGCCCAACGCGCAAGTTTGGGTGTCGTGATCAGCGCCAGCCACAACGCCTATCCCGACAATGGCATCAAGTTTTTCAGCGCACAAGGAACGAAGCTATCTGACGACTGGGAAATCGCGGTGGAAGCGGCGCTGGACGACGCGCCTGTCTGGGCGGATTCCGCGTCGCTGGGTAAGGCGAGACGCCTGGAGGACGCTGCAGGCCGCTATATCGAATTTTGCAAGAGTACGTTTCCCCAAGACCTGACTCTCAAGGGCGTGAAGATCGTAGTGGATGCCGCGCACGGTGCGGCGTACCACATTGCACCGAAGGTCTTTCATGAATTGGGCGCAGAGGTTTTGGCGATTGGCTGCTCCCCCGACGGGCTGAACATCAATCACCAGGTCGGCGCGACCCACCCGGAAGCATTGGTGCGGGCGGTGCGCGCCAATCATGCTCACTTCGGCGTGGCGCTCGACGGAGACGCTGACCGGCTGCAAATGGTTGACGCGGCGGGTAGGCTCTACAACGGAGACGAACTGCTGTACCTCATGGCATCGGACCGTTTGGGCCGTGGCGAGCAGGTGCCAGGGGTGGTCGGCACGCTCATGACCAATATGGCGGTCGAGCTCGCACTCAAGGCGCAGGGCGTTCAGTTCGTGCGTGCCAAAGTTGGTGACCGTTACGTGCTGGAAGAGTTGGCGCGGCATCGCTGGCTGTTGGGCGGCGAGGGCTCTGGACACTTGCTGGCCTTGGATCGCCACACGACCGGTGATGGACTCATCAGCGCGCTGCAAGTGCTCCAGGCCTGTGTTCGCAACGCCTGTGGCTTGCCGGACATGCTCGCGAATGTTCATCTCTTTCCACAAGTGCTTCTCAATGTCCGGCTGGCCCCTGGCCAGGATTGGAAGAGCAACACCGCGTTGGCGAACACCTTGCGGTCCGTCGAGGAGGCGTTGGGCGAAACGGGCCGTGTGCTGATCCGAGCCAGCGGAACCGAGCCCCTGCTGCGTGTGATGGTGGAGGCCAGCAACGCGGACCACGCCAATCAGTTTGCACAGCAGCTTGCGGATGCAGCGCGTGCGGGGTAG
- the folP gene encoding dihydropteroate synthase: MHWQTSRFQIDLSRPQVMGIVNATPDSFSDGGSHATTADAMRHCERLVAQGADILDIGGESTRPGSPALPLSEELARVVPLVRLATGLGVPVSIDTYKPEVMRAALDLGADIINDIWALRQPGAAELIAAHPACGVCLMHMHRDPQTMQTAPMQGDVVSEVLSFLKQSAVDLQALGVEKSRIVLDCGIGFGKTVAQNFSLLASQPLLSRAGYPWLAGWSRKSSLGAITQCPVSERMVPSVAAALLAVERGARIVRVHDVRETVAALQVWQAAQILPSPAQPADILRTEAKKS; encoded by the coding sequence ATGCACTGGCAAACCAGCCGATTCCAAATCGATCTTTCACGACCGCAGGTCATGGGTATCGTGAACGCCACGCCGGACTCCTTTTCCGATGGTGGAAGTCACGCCACCACTGCGGATGCAATGCGCCATTGCGAGAGGCTTGTGGCGCAGGGGGCCGACATATTGGACATCGGCGGTGAATCCACCCGACCAGGCAGCCCCGCGTTGCCACTGAGCGAAGAACTGGCGCGGGTGGTGCCGTTGGTCCGTTTGGCAACGGGCTTGGGCGTGCCTGTGTCCATCGATACCTACAAACCCGAGGTCATGCGCGCTGCGCTGGATTTGGGCGCTGACATCATCAATGACATCTGGGCACTTCGCCAGCCGGGTGCTGCGGAATTGATCGCTGCCCATCCTGCGTGCGGGGTGTGCTTGATGCACATGCACCGTGACCCTCAAACCATGCAAACAGCACCCATGCAAGGGGACGTTGTTTCGGAGGTGCTATCATTTTTGAAGCAATCTGCCGTTGATTTGCAAGCGCTGGGGGTCGAAAAGAGCCGAATCGTGCTGGACTGCGGCATTGGCTTTGGCAAGACGGTGGCGCAGAACTTCTCGCTTCTCGCCAGTCAGCCTTTGCTTTCTCGTGCCGGCTACCCCTGGCTGGCTGGATGGTCGCGGAAATCCTCTTTGGGAGCGATCACGCAATGTCCAGTGTCCGAGAGAATGGTTCCAAGCGTGGCGGCGGCCTTGTTGGCCGTAGAGCGCGGCGCACGCATTGTTCGTGTACATGATGTTCGCGAAACGGTCGCTGCATTGCAAGTTTGGCAGGCTGCTCAAATTCTCCCGTCCCCAGCACAGCCTGCGGATATCCTTCGGACAGAGGCAAAAAAATCATGA